The DNA sequence CTTTTTCGTTACATTATCAATAATCATTTCGCATTATAATctttttctcagtttttaaATCTTATCATATTTTACACTTAAATACGTATATGATACGATAGTATTGGCCAATCGATATTCCAGAGAGCGAATTAAATCACGCAGTGTAatcgtattaaaaaaaatttccaactatAAAAACACACGGTTCACAATCCATCGGAACATTTTACTTTAGGTTCAAATTCGAAACAAGAAACAAAGCAacataaatcatttttttttcttgaatttcacaaaattcagaattctGTGTTCCGTTTTCgatttgatttaaaattttgattttagaaatgaatgaaagaatGGCACgacttcgatttttcaaattatttaaaatattttttcatttaatctaattggatataaattttaagattttatttactttttatttgattgaatttaGTAAAATCTTGTAATCACACTCATTATGCAGGTTTTTGCATTCACCGGTTTGAATTGTTGTATATTTATCGCGATATCTGTACgaccataaaattttatataacgcTTTATTTTCTacccatttttatttcgtattcaggcgaacgtatttttttataaacgcgTAGTGAAATTGCTCAGTGAAGTACGAttgcattttttatatcatccTACTTTTTAGATACGTTTACAGGGctcattttaatattattattattattattattcttattatgaACAAAGTATATTGTATGATATACAATTATTCGTCATTCTGGAAGACATCGTTGGAAGACTTGGTTTACGATTAAttgtcaatatatatatatatatatatatatatatatatatccatatattTAGAGACACAAACTCTTATATGGTTTTTGTCAGTATGATCATTAGCTTGATCAGCCTACTGTATATTACATCTATGTGTATAtcgtatatttaaaataactcCTCGGTGTTAAGAAAAAGTAGAATCGTTATTGTAcctaataataacaagaacaataacaatgaaaGTAGAATAATATAACATATGACATTGTTGCATTTACCGTATGGATATAGATTATTCGAAAGTAAATAATTACCTGTTGgtttaaaaatgttataagtatataattGATACAGTTACGATTCACAGTGTAAATAAAATCTAACTTTGATTTCTCAAACCTTTGGAAGACATTGGATCACTTGAGTATAAATATCTTACTGCACCTACTCTATTTACTCTTACTCGGTTACGAGGTGAACTAAGGGAAGTTGTTACTTgcagatgaaatattttaatttttgctttACCATTAAACTTCTACTTTGAATTTCAGGTATTATAGACTTTGATGTAAGATGCACGAAACTCGATTGGCAAAGCAACGTTAGGAAACAGATTGACTACTTCAAATTTGCATACgacgttgaaaattgttgttcTTTGATCTAATATCAAATCCTACGCTTAATTTTGAACACGGAACCGCATAGCCGGATTTCACTACCGAATCGGAATAAAAACCcaatctatatgtatatgcaccAGGGGTTTGTTTTGTCTCACCTCGTATGAGTAATTATAAAATGTGCGTAAAAATTATGTTTCCTAatcgttattataaaatacagaAACCTACTCAACAATggataacatatatatacttgtacaGTTTTAACATTGGAAGACATTAattcatatataatacatatgtatacatataggtacatacgttCTGGAATATTGTCACGATCACTGTATGTTTAATAAGTGTACAAGGGTAAGCTAATCGTAAGATCTAGAAGCTGTAAATTAGGTCAGCCAAGGTATAGGTAGGACTTAATATCAATGAAATGGTGAGTTTCAAAAATCACTTTGATATGGTTCCGTAGAACATTGCTTCTGGATCTAGTACGGTATAATCGATATGTACGTTATATCATGTTTGTCCGTGATCGACATTCACGTAGCCTATAAATGTGACTAGAATATGTGCGTGTAAGTCAAGGGTATCtccttataataataaaaagataatttaTGTAGCTACGCATTAAAATTATATCTAAAACGGCAGGCCAATTTCGAAGGCTTCAATGAGAGCCGACCCGGAATCGTAAACGCCGATAACGCCGAATAAAATGCCTAGAAAAATGATGAAGCAGTCATAAGCGACCGTGCCCCACTCCATGGAGTTTCTTTTCAgcttcaaatgaaaatagcaAGGCCAAATGAACGACAACATGGTGCCAGTAAAGGACCCGATGAATCCCATCAATATTCCAAAATGCGGGATAAAAATCGCCATCAGAATCGTAAAGACTATGACGCCCACGCGCCAGGCCAATCCCCAAACCTTGAGCTCGCGATCGACGGTCCAGATGGTTGGGAAAGGTGTCTTCGGTCGACCCCTGAAGAATGCACGCTCGAGGAGTTCGCAGGCGGCGTAATACGGCAAAGGATAAGAGAGGACGGCTTTGATGACCAGGCAGAAATTGACCAGACCTTTGAAACTTGGGGAGTGAAGGTTGTTGGTGATCACTTGTTGCGTGTCCGTCTGAAACGTGAGGAAGCATATCCATCCGAAGAGAGATTTAAACGCTGCTGCCGCTATGTGACTCCAGTTGATCATCCAGTCGAACTTCGATCTGTCGATCATGTTTCCTTCCAAGGTTGGAAGAAATATTTGAGAGGTGTAGCTGAAGACTATTACGCCCAGAGAAATTGGGAAGTTCTTCATATCGATGTCCCACTTGACCTTCGACCATCCCCAGTCGCCGATCTCGAGGATGCAGTATCCGACGATTATCGCGTTTATCAGCAAGTGGGCCATGGTGCACCAGAAACTCAGGACCGAAACGTGCTGCAATGATTTCAGGAATCCCAACGGAATGAGGAATATACCGATGAGCATCATCCAACTTCTGGTGTCGATTGCTCCCTCGGGAAATGAACCGATCATCAAATCCCCGCATACTACGACGTAAAGGATGCACGTCATCAGTAGCTCGATTATCTGAGCTATATTCACTGCTCTCGCTCCCCACGTAGGACCAAAGCATTCCTTGGCAATTGCCACGTACGAATCTCGCACTCTGACACGCTGCCCCGTTGCGGGGTCCAATTCGTAGAGACATTCCACCAGTATCTTGCCGGTGTAGCAGCAAATATGGGCGATTCCAATCATCGCGGCTATTGCCCAGTAACCGCCGCGGAGCACGGCGAACGGCAGGTTCACGATAAACATCCCCTAAGAATTGGTAgtattttaattgttattatcaacCTTTGCGTTTGAGGGTTTgtgagagtttttttttcaagttggaTACAGTATTTATTGTTTAATAATCATGCCAAATTTTTCTACGGTTTCAAAATAATCGCTGAACAACATGGTATTGAAAGTATATAGGAACATTCATTTCTCGGAGAAAATCAAGTGTCGAGGTAATTGCATGAAATGTGAAATTGCGTAAATGACGgttcttttcgttttctgcACGCCCCAGTTTCGTTAgaattatagaaataaaaaaccctAGGCAACCTAATAACAATAagtttttatatgtataatcatcggagttgtttttttctttagtgaCTGGTTTGCTACATTTCTAATAATCAGTTTACCTcaaacagttaaaaaaaaaaattgaaatcaataaatattttctgttgatTATGATTAGAGTTTTGTTGAGCGTACATACATTCCTTAATTGTACTGAATGTGGACCACGATTAACTTATACTGGAATTGCACATTTCTATCTGATACTGTCGATTTTTGTGTATACAAATATTCACCAAAACAATTCGATgcgaaaaaagttaacaaattattattgatttttcaacgcCAATGCGAGGGTTAATCGCGCAGCTGTACGAGAGATTGACGCAATTAAATGTGATCCGAttcaaatagttttttttttttttgtttatcatttTGTAGCATTTTCCAACTTCGTTTCTGAATAAGTGTAAGAAATAAGAACCAAATTCAGGAATATTCTTACCTGGATCGCGTTTGTGATGTTCCAAGCTGCCTGCCATTCGTTGATTTTGACTCCAGGAGCCCCGAATTCCCCGCCATCATCATATTCGCTGAAGCCACCGCTGCTCGTACTTCCGCCTCTCGGTTTATCGCTGCATacgacaaattaaaaaaattaccattcaGGCGCAGCATGTTTACGAAATATTGATATTACATGGATTCGAATTCGCCTATGGACTTGAATAATggtgattcaaaatttttcaatacagatGGGCGAATAACGATCGAGTCATCGATGTGagcagaaaattactgttTTTAACTCACTTGCTGCGCTGGTAGCTGAAAGAGTCTTCCGCAATCCCGCCGATACTTTGTTCCGCGTAAGGATGTTCACCATTCATTGCCGTCATTTCAGTGTTGTCACGACCCTCGTTAAACTGTTCGAATTGCTTTTGTTGACCTTGCGACTGACCCCCGCCAGTGCCACGTATCAGTTCCATGCATGGGCTGTTTTCCGGCCATTTCGCCTTCAGAGTCTCCCAGGCGACGTTTATGGTTGCACCAATTGGTGGTATATAAAATCCCCGAAAATTTGCCATTTCTTTCCCCTCGTATCTTGAGTATTCCTGTAGAATTCAACAATTATTACGATATTACTTGGGTACGGTCATCTTAAAAgagttaattattttcaaatccatTATCGTAtgttgcatgtatgtataattcttATTGTatagttattttttataatatttataccagAGTATATAAAAACgacaataattataactcGGAAAAGTACGAGAAGCTTTTACCGTGAAAGATGATTAGTATCGTTTGAAGCTAAATATAGTGATCATAAGATTTCAGAAATATTCGTTCGAATCAATTTTCTTCCTCTCATGTTTCGCcgtttcgataaatttctacatttattggctattattattattgttgctcGAAGAATTCACCCTCAAAAAATCCGTCTGTTTATATATAGGTCGGTCCCGGCACCGAAAGATCAATGATTACATATCGCAACAGATAGCATCTTTTCTGAACTTACGATCGACATGATCTTTACGTAACGAAAACTTCACTTACCAAAACGGTAACAAATCGTTATTCGTAATTTCACCTTGTCATAAATTTGTTAATGCTTAATGTGAATGGCAAATCACCGTGGGCTTAGAGTCACTTTTTATCGCCTAGctttaacaaaatttaaagCTATGTAATAGAAACGAACGCTGCAGCTGTAGTTTATCGTGTTTAGGAATTAATCTTACTTGCAATTCGTAcggaaaagaatttagaaCACGACACATTGTTGGAATGCAAAGTCGTTCGAAATTAGTATAATATCAAGGTTTGGATAGAAATTCGTCCAAGATGAATATGCGATATTGTACATGACCTACAAGCATTACTTCAGGTGTAAATGCTACTACATGTAATCTTGCCTACAACGAAATTCGAATGGAAATTCTAAACGACACTATAACGATAAGAAAGGTGAAAAACTTGCAACTATATTAAGATTCGAAACATTTAGACGTTCACATTCCTGTCATTGGTTGTGAGAAAGCAAATCGAATATGGTTTCGTTAAATTTGTTCACACAATTCCcgtattaaaatatataattataatattaaacgTGTGGCTTACTTATCagagtttttcttttgtgggaaagaataaaaactcgAAGCACGTTGAACCGTCTACGATAGTTTTTCCAGCCTCGACTGTACGTGACTTCTATACCACTAAACTAAATGAATTATCATAGgcactttgaaaaaaagtttattttaataaattaacgCCTAGCTATGTACTGGTGCGATACCGCATGGCTAGCTGCGTTTTCTATTACGAGTTAGAAGTCTTTAATCTCGTAGTTTGAACCGCGGCATTGACTGGGGGTGGTTTGTCGGTGTTTGGGGATTGGGATCGGAGTGTCAGCATCCCTTGATGGCTCGATCAATGTGCTTCTTTTCAGACGCATGCTGCGCATCTTTCGCGCAAGTCTGGATCGCCTGCATCAAGGAACGCAAGCGTGGGGTTTTACTATGATTTAACTAATCGTGAAATCGCGTAGATCCTTCGAAACCGAGATTATTTCTCGCCgacattatttttccatttcaacaCTATATACGTCCGTATTATATAAAGTTGCTTCTTTGAGAATTGTATTAATTACGTCACGCGTTGAAGCTCTTTTGGCGTAGTGAAGATAACATATGTACGATATAATTGCTCCGCAAACTACAGATcattatataattatgtagGTTTCAACAAGTTTCCTGTTCAAATtcattcgtttaaaaaaaatctaatcacgCAGGGTAATatgtaaagaatttttaaacggGATTTAATTGATCTCATTACATCAAATGATATACAACATGAGAAAATTAGCGTTAGATATATtattgtgtgaaaatttcCCAGCTCATTTTCAGTTAAAACTTCAGCTCCTAGCTCACTTTAACTTAGAAATCGAAAGCCTCCAAATCTACTCTCACTTTCCCATTTTAAGAGGTAGAAggcaaagaatgaaaaaaaaacttcaaaatcgaaTTGAGCACGATTCTACTTTTGCCAAGAGTACGTGTACAATTcagttttttaatcattttttaaccaGTTTCACAAACACGTAAAGTCAGTGACGTCTGAGTGAACTCTTTTTTCCCGAATTGGATGCAAGATTTTATTGTCGAGGGAGATGATTTCTGTTCATGTAGTTAAATCTCAAGACATTGAAGTATCTAAAaagtatttgaataaatatataaccaacttcataatttattttgtatatgGTACAagtgatttataatttttattattaattaataagaaATTTACAATCTTAATATGTCGTAATAGTGAGATCCCAACCACCCCACTActtaacgtatatatatttaaaaaataccaCATCGctatttattaattacatacaatatctatttataataataataacaacaacaacaagaacaataGTAACATAATAATCAATAACCATTCAGAAtcgttttaaataaaaatgtcacACGGTCACGATGCAtagtgatttttcaaattctatgtTACTGGTGTAAGTGGATAAATTAATTTGTACGACAACAATTGTTTAGTTcatataatacattttttcttgttgtaaATTTAGCACTTCATAACcctattattattgattgtatttattaattaatattcgtattctcgagataacaataatttatttactacACAgagtcaaataaaattttgcaagatACATTAGACTAAAATTTCTGACACTTTCTACTTACGATTACGAAACTTCGgttttggaaaaatatgaGAAGGAGCTTTAAATTTAAGTAAAACATAACATTTctacgaattttgaaaatcggctGATGTCAGCtccatcttttttcttcttataaaATGTCTTCCCTCCATTGATCAGCCTTACTGATTATCACTTGCGTCTCGAGACGTCGTCGAGGCATaattatgattttattttcaataaaaattcattcagaaCTTCAGACAAACCAGGAATGACTTtgcgttttttgaaaaatttgctgtTCTTCATGAGTTAGATACATGtggaatagaaagaaaaacataaaTTGATCAAATGTAGATTTTTACTACAGGCAATCAATGACAGATGAGGTACAGTGAAAATACTTATAGCCGTAACAGCCTGTACCTCTGTACGTATAACAATATTACACATTTTGGTAATTAGCTTATTTTCGAGcagaacaaaaaatatgatttattttcatcatcaacATATTACACTCGTGTAGCGATTGAAGTGTGGTACTCTTAAAttaaagtatatatacattgtaactacaatttttcattgattgtttttattatttatttactaacGTTTTGTGTACTTAGTATCATTGGTAATGCTTGGTGAATAGTTTCCAGATTTTGgaaacataaaataatattaaatctaaaaggaaatttaaaaacgaaaTCTGAGAAAATCACATTCAAGTATTTCGtttaaataagaataaaacaatTGAATCTGCAGTTCAATAGAATACTttgatttcaaagaaatttgcTGTACAATATATCTTTAatgaaatagataaataagTAACGTTTGTTGGTTGGTGTTTATTATACTGACTGTATTTTTGAACAATCActcgtatgaaaaatatttctaatttcacaatttattgGAAAACAATAATTCTGGAAATCTTTcactaaatttttaaaaatttgcgtCACCTTGCATTTGATGGGTATCAGACTCGGCCATCAAACAATCTCCGGCATTTCCTTGGAGTGCCACAACTTCCGAACTTCTGGTCGTACTCACTTTAATTGTCTTGACATCTTGTCGATtggctttggaattttggtCGATCAAGTTTGGATTAGAGGAGGAATGTTGGGAGGCATTTGATTGTGTCGGTACTGGCCGTTGACACGAGTGCAACATTAATTCAGGACCACCGCCATAAGTATTTAAGAAGAATTGCCAGAGTTCTTCTGATATCTGAGCGTAGTCTGAACCTGTTACGgattaaagaataattttagcTCTATAACCACATACTCAAGTTTGATTTCAGGCGGTTTGCATAAGACAAAACATTCAATATTGATGGATTCCATGTTTCAACAGCATAGTTGTAATAAGggtaatttcttttcatattaaAGTATTTTAGATCAATACAGTAAACATAATCTGCAGTCTGTACATTATATGCAAAAATTGAGGGAGACGTAGAATCAAtttgattttggaaaatcattAATTAGAAATCTTACCAGCTTTCAAGAGGTTTTgaccatttttatttatgataATGGAGGTGTTGTCAATGGGTCCTGGCGGCTGTGTCTCTTTTCCCCTAACAAAGCTTTGCCATTGGCGTAACCAGGCCATGGCTAATGCATATATTGCTGGTGGGTTATCGACTCCATGATTTAATCGTTGAAACACCTCCATTTCATACCGCATCCGTTTTTGCAATGATTCATGTTTCTCCTCACAAATCGGGCACTCGTAAAGATGCGTGCAGGCTGGCCCACCACCAAATCTGTAAAGAAAacacaatgaatttttttgatctgtATCAGAAATTATCAGTGTACATTTCACACATAGCCAGGAGGGGGCGAATACTCACTTGTCGTAGAGATATTCCCACACATCTTGTGGGATTGGCGTACAGATTTTCTCGACAAATTGTGCTCTTGCAGGAATTACTCCTCCGTGAGCACACAGGAAATCAGAATTATCTATGGGTCCTGGTTCCGAGAATGTATTGAACCTGTTTATCCATTGACGagatacgaaaaaattcaaatgagaCAGCTCCAGGGCTGATGCCCCTATCAATTCTACAGTTTTTTCTCTAAACTGATTCATTTCAGGcgatgattttttataaaacaacaCATAAGCCTCACAATTTTTTACTGTCTCCGGCAAGACTTGAGTAACGCATTGATCGTCAAATTCAAACCATTGATTTACAACGGTATTCAAAGCGTAGCATGTGTAATGACCACCTCCGGCAGTTCCGTGATGACAAATTACAGATATCAAATCGTAGGTAGTGACTTTTGACACGCATTCCTTGTGCATATATGGTCTCATATCTAAACCATCCAACGGAAACGAGACGTAATTGGCAATCTTTGAGCTAAACATTAATTCGTGCCGAAATCTTTTCAAATGAATACAGAGAACCTCAGGAAGTTCCAAGACCTTTGAGAATTTTATACCGTTACGAAGTTTATTGCACTTTTCACAGCTGTACATATTATCACCCTTTAATTCGTCGGCACTGAAAAATGCAGATAAGCAATCATGGAGGCTAACAACCGGCCCCCAAAACCAGGAACGCATCCATTGCCAGAACCAGGAAACCCAACCCGACTGATTGGTTACATAAACTACGTCAGAGCAAGGTCCAGCCTTTTGTGGAGTAAGCGATCCTTGATGCAACATATCGATGTGATCTCTGCTAGGTATGGGCAGAGAGAGGTCTTGAAAAGTTTCCACCCTTCTGGAAACTCTGTCACAAGTTAAGCACTGTACATTACTAAGAAGTTTTCCGTCGAATATGTCGCTAATAATACTTCTAGTTTTCATTGGTTTCTTGTTACGATGTTTGGTCGGTGAGCTAGGGGTCGACCTTTGATTTTGAGAGAAGGAATCATCAGCAATCGACTTCTTCATACTCCTGCTACTGCTGAACTTGCTTCTCAATTTCTCCGACTGGGACAACCTGTAGTATCGCCTTTTGGTCCCGCGTTCTCCCTCGTCACTCAACGAGCTTTGCTCACTGACACCAGAGTCACATGTTTCGTATTCAGCATCAGATTGACTAGAACCTGTACCAGATTGAGAACACATATGTGAATAAATTACTACTATCGGTCAATACATATTTGTAAGCggagtgaaaattaaattaaaaatgtctCTTATTTCACATTAGGTTCATAGTCATTCGTCATATTATGGAAGAGTTTTgaattacattgaaattaattttataggtatatattcctttggaatatttattttttgacatttactTGCataagtatttatttatttcttaaagttgaaataataatgatacagAGTAGCAACGGATGCGAAACATAGGAAAACCTAGGAACACTCAAGAATAAAATTCCTTATTGagtaaaatacatatttttcagtcaatcttcttctttttcaactacggctataattttgaatgaaaaatgagaaatttgaaataatatttgatcGTATATTAGAAATTATGATAGGCGTTAAAGGTACTCAACTTTCAGTAAGAGCATAAGTAATCTAACAATGCAGAGCTGACTGATATTGTAAGGGTTTCCCAATTGCAATCACTGAGAATTTACTTTCAGCTAATTTGTCACTACTCTGTAATGAATAGCATATAGAAATTGTTACAAACCAGTTCCATCAATCTCTGTGTCTTCTTCGTCGGAAGAATGTTCTCCAAACCCTTTTAGTCTCAATAAATGATCTCTGTCATCCTCTATGTGTTCTTTTAGTTCTTCGTGCAGCTGGTCCATAAAGCACCTTAAGAATTCCTGTGTATCGTGTTGATGGTAGCCTCTGAACATCGGATGAACTGTTCTTATCCAATATAAAATACCATGAGGAACAACATATCCTCGTGTCTTTTGGTTCCACATTTCACTAATCAGATTAAGGTAGCTCAGGCTCAGCCCGGGCTTGCGATCTTTGAGTATGCAGTTGACAATCAGACCacattccaaaaaaaattgagtcaaCGGCGGAACATTGGACAAGGCCTGGAGCGCGGCATTCATGTAACACGTGTTGCCAATGTTCTGCAGGCCGACAAGGCCCTTTGGTTTTCCTGTGAGGTCTTTGCTGTCATCGGAGTCCGTGCTGTCCGGAGAATCGCCAGATTTTTCATAAGTGAGAACACCCTTTTCCCAGTCTATCCTGTTTGCTCCAGGCCTGCCAAATTTGTTCATTAAGGACTGTTGCAGCTCAGAGTTATCCGATTTCAATGTCACACCGGCAGAGGCATCTCCAGAGAATTTGTTACCGCTTGATTTTGGCTCTCTCAGATTTGGGGACTGCAGAGGAGACGGTATGTGCATTGCTATGACCTCGTGCTCGCAATAGTAACACCATATCCTCTCGGTTGACAAGTTCATATGGGCGCAGtgacttggaaattttttattatggaTCGTACTGTGGTCTAAATGGGTCGTCGAACAACCGATCCACTTGCAATCGGGGAACAGACAGAACCACAAATTTGGCCCGTCATTATCACAATCGTTACACTTGAAGAATTTCTCCTTTTGTGTGGCCAACGATTCGAGGACTGACAGATCCCCATGCTTGGGTATGTGCGGACAATTTCTTGCGACAAGAGGCATTTGCGATATTCCCGGAGTTTTAAatgggaaaagaaaatttttaatagatTTCCGTGAGTTGTCTCTAAGTTTTTTCCGAGCTGTTATATCAGATTCGTTACTAATTTACACTGAGACGGTTCATGTTGACATTTTTCGCCGTTTTCTAACCTGCATAATCCATCGCGAGTCTTCCGATAATAGACCACGAAAATGATTGTCATTCGAGATAAGTAGTTCTATAATGTGAACCACAAACCTTGTTTTTTGGTTGTTTTACAATTCGTCGAGTGCAGCGCTATAATGCTAAAGCTGCTGAACTATGAACCCTGAGGAGGATAAAGGCCGGTTTACAATGCATGACAAAGATACTTTCGCGCAACCTCCCTGTACACGTTAGATGTGTATCATGGTCTTGTTGGGAATCTGATtttgcaatgcgtcatctggtggaaaaaaatcaaactgatACAACCAGGCTGTTAGCTGACCGTTGACCGTGTTTTTTCGCGCTTAGATGGTGGAACAGGTATATCATTGATTAGATTccattaatttatgtgacatgagtaCTTGGAAACCCAAAGACTTACAGTTTGCCTCCATTCAATTCAAAAAGTTAGGTTACGTAGTGTTAAAATGGAGCCGAAAACCAGGCTCTTACGTCATGAAGACATTTTCCAATAGACAGGTCTGGGCACTCCTATTCCCTTACTACAGAGCTTCGCGTGCCATAAATGATTGTAAGTTCTGTAGAGCTCCGATCTAAGGTATAATTGCTATTTAACTCCAGGTACGCATGCGCAGAATCGGTACAGCTAACTagagtttttatttcaatttcaacctgCACGATCAACGCCCAATAAAGTAACGCATGCGCTATGACAGGattcgttgactgaagatatacatacctatagacCCTATAGACTCCCGAACAATTATACAAGAATTAAggcatattgaataaactgtaactggattgaaacaaaaactttGTAGCTA is a window from the Diprion similis isolate iyDipSimi1 chromosome 6, iyDipSimi1.1, whole genome shotgun sequence genome containing:
- the LOC124406564 gene encoding ubiquitin carboxyl-terminal hydrolase 20, whose amino-acid sequence is MPLVARNCPHIPKHGDLSVLESLATQKEKFFKCNDCDNDGPNLWFCLFPDCKWIGCSTTHLDHSTIHNKKFPSHCAHMNLSTERIWCYYCEHEVIAMHIPSPLQSPNLREPKSSGNKFSGDASAGVTLKSDNSELQQSLMNKFGRPGANRIDWEKGVLTYEKSGDSPDSTDSDDSKDLTGKPKGLVGLQNIGNTCYMNAALQALSNVPPLTQFFLECGLIVNCILKDRKPGLSLSYLNLISEMWNQKTRGYVVPHGILYWIRTVHPMFRGYHQHDTQEFLRCFMDQLHEELKEHIEDDRDHLLRLKGFGEHSSDEEDTEIDGTGSSQSDAEYETCDSGVSEQSSLSDEGERGTKRRYYRLSQSEKLRSKFSSSRSMKKSIADDSFSQNQRSTPSSPTKHRNKKPMKTRSIISDIFDGKLLSNVQCLTCDRVSRRVETFQDLSLPIPSRDHIDMLHQGSLTPQKAGPCSDVVYVTNQSGWVSWFWQWMRSWFWGPVVSLHDCLSAFFSADELKGDNMYSCEKCNKLRNGIKFSKVLELPEVLCIHLKRFRHELMFSSKIANYVSFPLDGLDMRPYMHKECVSKVTTYDLISVICHHGTAGGGHYTCYALNTVVNQWFEFDDQCVTQVLPETVKNCEAYVLFYKKSSPEMNQFREKTVELIGASALELSHLNFFVSRQWINRFNTFSEPGPIDNSDFLCAHGGVIPARAQFVEKICTPIPQDVWEYLYDKFGGGPACTHLYECPICEEKHESLQKRMRYEMEVFQRLNHGVDNPPAIYALAMAWLRQWQSFVRGKETQPPGPIDNTSIIINKNGQNLLKAGSDYAQISEELWQFFLNTYGGGPELMLHSCQRPVPTQSNASQHSSSNPNLIDQNSKANRQDVKTIKVSTTRSSEVVALQGNAGDCLMAESDTHQMQGDANF
- the LOC124406566 gene encoding vesicular inhibitory amino acid transporter, with product MANFRGFYIPPIGATINVAWETLKAKWPENSPCMELIRGTGGGQSQGQQKQFEQFNEGRDNTEMTAMNGEHPYAEQSIGGIAEDSFSYQRSNDKPRGGSTSSGGFSEYDDGGEFGAPGVKINEWQAAWNITNAIQGMFIVNLPFAVLRGGYWAIAAMIGIAHICCYTGKILVECLYELDPATGQRVRVRDSYVAIAKECFGPTWGARAVNIAQIIELLMTCILYVVVCGDLMIGSFPEGAIDTRSWMMLIGIFLIPLGFLKSLQHVSVLSFWCTMAHLLINAIIVGYCILEIGDWGWSKVKWDIDMKNFPISLGVIVFSYTSQIFLPTLEGNMIDRSKFDWMINWSHIAAAAFKSLFGWICFLTFQTDTQQVITNNLHSPSFKGLVNFCLVIKAVLSYPLPYYAACELLERAFFRGRPKTPFPTIWTVDRELKVWGLAWRVGVIVFTILMAIFIPHFGILMGFIGSFTGTMLSFIWPCYFHLKLKRNSMEWGTVAYDCFIIFLGILFGVIGVYDSGSALIEAFEIGLPF